From Oncorhynchus keta strain PuntledgeMale-10-30-2019 unplaced genomic scaffold, Oket_V2 Un_contig_29466_pilon_pilon, whole genome shotgun sequence, one genomic window encodes:
- the LOC127923381 gene encoding uncharacterized protein LOC127923381 isoform X25, translating into MFTVNFTGLVPPPGQTRTEHLLVLLYSPPSWTDRYRTPLGPALLSSLLDRQVQNTSWSCSTLLPPGQTGTEHLLVLLYSPPSWTDRYRTPLGPALLSSLLDRQVQNTSWSCSTLLPPGQTGTEHLLVLLYSPPSWTDRYRTPLGPALLSSLLDRQVQNTSWSCSTLLPPGQTGTEHLLVLLYSPPSWTDRYRTPLGPALLSSLLDRQVQNTSWSCSTLLPPGQTGTEHLLVLLYSPPSWTDRYRTPLGPALLSSLLDRQVQNTSWSSSTLLPPGQTGTEHLLVLLYSPPSWTDRYRTPLGPPLLSSLLDRQVQNTSWSCSTLLPPGQTGTEHLLVLLYSPPSWTDRYRTPLGPPLLSSLLDRQVQNTSWSCSTLLPPGQTGTEHLLVLLYSPPSWTDRYRTPLGPALLSSLLDRQVQNTSWSSSTLLPPGQTGTEHLLVLLYSPPSWTDRYRTPLGPPLLSSLLDRQVQNTSWSCSTLLPPGQTGTEHLLVLLYSPPSWTDPPGQTGTEHLLVLLYSPPSWTDRYRTPLGPALLSSLLDRQVQNTSWSSSTLLPPGQTGTEHLLVLLYSPPSWTDRYRTPLGPALLSSLLDRQVQNTSWSSSTLLPPGQTGTEHLLVLLYSPPSWTDRYRTPLGPALLSSLLDRQVQNTSWSCSTLLPPGQTGTEHLLVLLYSPPSWTDRYRTPLGPALLSSLLDRQVQNTSWSCSTLLPPGQTGTEHLLVLLYSPPSWTDRYRTPLGPALLSSLLDRQVQNTSWSSSTLLPPGQTGTEHLLVLLYSPPSWTDRYRTPLGPALLSSLLDRQVQNTSWSCSTLLPPGQTGTEHLLVLLYSPPSWTDRYRTPLGPALLSSLLDRQVQNTSWSCSTLLPPGQTGTEHLLVLLYSPPSWTDRYRTPASLFRERKFLSTNISSVLTSIP; encoded by the exons atgtttactgttaattttacaGGCCTTGTCCCCCCTCCTGGACAGACACGTAcggaacacctcttggtcctgctctactctcctccctcctggacagacaggtacagaacacctcttggtcctgctctactctcctccctcctggacagacaggtacagaacacctcttggtcctgctctactctcctccctcctggacagacag gtacagaacacctcttggtcctgctctactctcctccctcctggacagacaggtacagaacacctcttggtcctgctctactctcctccctcctggacagacag gtacagaacacctcttggtcctgctctactctcctccctcctggacagacaggtacagaacacctcttggtcctgctctactctcctccctcctggacagacaggtacagaacacctcttggtcctgctctactctcctccctcctggacagacaggtacagaacacctcttggtcctgctctactctcctccctcctggacagacaggtacagaacacctcttggtcctcctctactctcctccctcctggacagacaggtacagaacacctcttggtcctgctctactctcctccctcctggacagacaggtacagaacacctcttggtcctgctctactctcctccctcctggacagacaggtacagaacacctcttggtcctcctctactctcctccctcctggacagacaggtacagaacacctcttggtcctgctctactctcctccctcctggacagacaggtacagaacacctcttggtcctcctctactctcctccctcctggacagacaggtacagaacacctcttggtcctgctctactctcctccctcctggacagacag gtacagaacacctcttggtcctcctctactctcctccctcctggacagacaggtacagaacacctcttggtcctgctctactctcctccctcctggacagacaggtacagaacacctcttggtcctgctctactctcctccctcctggacagacaggtacagaacacctcttggtcctcctctactctcctccctcctggacagacaggtacagaacacctcttggtcctgctctactctcctccctcctggacagacag gtacagaacacctcttggtcctcctctactctcctccctcctggacagacaggtacagaacacctcttggtcctgctctactctcctccctcctggacagacaggtacagaacacctcttggtcctcctctactctcctccctcctggacagacaggtacagaacacctcttggtcctgctctactctcctccctcctggacagacaggtacagaacacctcttggtcctcctctactctcctccctcctggacagacaggtacagaacacctcttggtcctgctctactctcctccctcctggacagacaggtacagaacacctcttggtcctgctctactctcctccctcctggacagaccctcctggacagacaggtacagaacacctcttggtcctcctctactctcctccctcctggacagacag gtacagaacacctcttggtcctgctctactctcctccctcctggacagacaggtacagaacacctcttggtcctcctctactctcctccctcctggacagacag gtacagaacacctcttggtcctgctctactctcctccctcctggacagacaggtacagaacacctcttggtcctgctctactctcctccctcctggacagacaggtacagaacacctcttggtcctcctctactctcctccctcctggacagacaggtacagaacacctcttggtcctgctctactctcctccctcctggacagacaggtacagaacacctcttggtcctgctctactctcctccctcctggacagacaggtacagaacacctcttggtcctgctctactctcctccctcctggacagacaggtacagaacacctcttggtcctgctctactctcctccctcctggacagacaggtacagaacacctcttggtcctgctctactctcctccctcctggacagacaggtacagaacacctcttggtcctgctctactctcctccctcctggacagacag gtacagaacacctcttggtcctcctctactctcctccctcctggacagacag gtacagaacacctcttggtcctgctctactctcctccctcctggacagacaggtacagaacacctcttggtcctcctctactctcctccctcctggacagacaggtacagaacacctcttggtcctcctctactctcctccctcctggacagacaggtacagaacacctcttggtcctgctctactctcctccctcctggacagacaggtacagaacacctcttggtcctgctctactctcctccctcctggacagacaggtacagaacacctcttggtcctcctctactctcctccctcctggacagacag gtacagaacacctcttggtcctgctctactctcctccctcctggacagacaggtacagaacacctcttggtcctgctctactctcctccctcctggacagacaggtacagaacacctcttggtcctgctctactctcctccctcctggacagacag gtacagaacaccagCCTCTCTTTTCCGGGAAAGAAAGTTTCTGTCCACCAACATCTCTTCTGTTTTGACATCAATACCGtag
- the LOC127923381 gene encoding uncharacterized protein LOC127923381 isoform X44, which yields MFTVNFTGLVPPPGQTRTEHLLVLLYSPPSWTDRYRTPLGPALLSSLLDRQVQNTSWSCSTLLPPGQTGTEHLLVLLYSPPSWTDRYRTPLGPALLSSLLDRQVQNTSWSCSTLLPPGQTGTEHLLVLLYSPPSWTDRYRTPLGPALLSSLLDRQVQNTSWSCSTLLPPGQTGTEHLLVLLYSPPSWTDRYRTPLGPALLSSLLDRQVQNTSWSCSTLLPPGQTGTEHLLVLLYSPPSWTDRYRTPLGPALLSSLLDRQVQNTSWSSSTLLPPGQTGTEHLLVLLYSPPSWTDRYRTPLGPPLLSSLLDRQVQNTSWSCSTLLPPGQTGTEHLLVLLYSPPSWTDRYRTPLGPPLLSSLLDRQVQNTSWSCSTLLPPGQTGTEHLLVLLYSPPSWTDRYRTPLGPALLSSLLDRQVQNTSWSSSTLLPPGQTGTEHLLVLLYSPPSWTDRYRTPLGPPLLSSLLDRQVQNTSWSCSTLLPPGQTGTEHLLVLLYSPPSWTDPPGQTGTEHLLVLLYSPPSWTDRYRTPLGPALLSSLLDRQVQNTSWSSSTLLPPGQTGTEHLLVLLYSPPSWTDRYRTPLGPALLSSLLDRQVQNTSWSSSTLLPPGQTGTEHLLVLLYSPPSWTDRYRTPLGPALLSSLLDRQVQNTSWSSSTLLPPGQTGTEHLLVLLYSPPSWTDRYRTPASLFRERKFLSTNISSVLTSIP from the exons atgtttactgttaattttacaGGCCTTGTCCCCCCTCCTGGACAGACACGTAcggaacacctcttggtcctgctctactctcctccctcctggacagacaggtacagaacacctcttggtcctgctctactctcctccctcctggacagacaggtacagaacacctcttggtcctgctctactctcctccctcctggacagacag gtacagaacacctcttggtcctgctctactctcctccctcctggacagacaggtacagaacacctcttggtcctgctctactctcctccctcctggacagacag gtacagaacacctcttggtcctgctctactctcctccctcctggacagacaggtacagaacacctcttggtcctgctctactctcctccctcctggacagacaggtacagaacacctcttggtcctgctctactctcctccctcctggacagacaggtacagaacacctcttggtcctgctctactctcctccctcctggacagacaggtacagaacacctcttggtcctcctctactctcctccctcctggacagacaggtacagaacacctcttggtcctgctctactctcctccctcctggacagacaggtacagaacacctcttggtcctgctctactctcctccctcctggacagacaggtacagaacacctcttggtcctcctctactctcctccctcctggacagacaggtacagaacacctcttggtcctgctctactctcctccctcctggacagacaggtacagaacacctcttggtcctcctctactctcctccctcctggacagacaggtacagaacacctcttggtcctgctctactctcctccctcctggacagacag gtacagaacacctcttggtcctcctctactctcctccctcctggacagacaggtacagaacacctcttggtcctgctctactctcctccctcctggacagacaggtacagaacacctcttggtcctgctctactctcctccctcctggacagacaggtacagaacacctcttggtcctcctctactctcctccctcctggacagacaggtacagaacacctcttggtcctgctctactctcctccctcctggacagacag gtacagaacacctcttggtcctcctctactctcctccctcctggacagacaggtacagaacacctcttggtcctgctctactctcctccctcctggacagacaggtacagaacacctcttggtcctcctctactctcctccctcctggacagacaggtacagaacacctcttggtcctgctctactctcctccctcctggacagacaggtacagaacacctcttggtcctcctctactctcctccctcctggacagacaggtacagaacacctcttggtcctgctctactctcctccctcctggacagacaggtacagaacacctcttggtcctgctctactctcctccctcctggacagaccctcctggacagacaggtacagaacacctcttggtcctcctctactctcctccctcctggacagacag gtacagaacacctcttggtcctgctctactctcctccctcctggacagacaggtacagaacacctcttggtcctcctctactctcctccctcctggacagacag gtacagaacacctcttggtcctgctctactctcctccctcctggacagacaggtacagaacacctcttggtcctgctctactctcctccctcctggacagacaggtacagaacacctcttggtcctcctctactctcctccctcctggacagacag gtacagaacacctcttggtcctgctctactctcctccctcctggacagacaggtacagaacacctcttggtcctgctctactctcctccctcctggacagacaggtacagaacacctcttggtcctcctctactctcctccctcctggacagacag gtacagaacacctcttggtcctgctctactctcctccctcctggacagacag gtacagaacaccagCCTCTCTTTTCCGGGAAAGAAAGTTTCTGTCCACCAACATCTCTTCTGTTTTGACATCAATACCGtag
- the LOC127923381 gene encoding uncharacterized protein LOC127923381 isoform X37 — protein MFTVNFTGLVPPPGQTRTEHLLVLLYSPPSWTDRYRTPLGPALLSSLLDRQVQNTSWSCSTLLPPGQTGTEHLLVLLYSPPSWTDRYRTPLGPALLSSLLDRQVQNTSWSCSTLLPPGQTGTEHLLVLLYSPPSWTDRYRTPLGPALLSSLLDRQVQNTSWSCSTLLPPGQTGTEHLLVLLYSPPSWTDRYRTPLGPALLSSLLDRQVQNTSWSCSTLLPPGQTGTEHLLVLLYSPPSWTDRYRTPLGPALLSSLLDRQVQNTSWSSSTLLPPGQTGTEHLLVLLYSPPSWTDRYRTPLGPALLSSLLDRQVQNTSWSCSTLLPPGQTGTEHLLVLLYSPPSWTDRYRTPLGPALLSSLLDRQVQNTSWSSSTLLPPGQTGTEHLLVLLYSPPSWTDRYRTPLGPPLLSSLLDRQVQNTSWSCSTLLPPGQTGTEHLLVLLYSPPSWTDRYRTPLGPALLSSLLDRQVQNTSWSCSTLLPPGQTLLDRQVQNTSWSSSTLLPPGQTGTEHLLVLLYSPPSWTDRYRTPLGPPLLSSLLDRQVQNTSWSCSTLLPPGQTGTEHLLVLLYSPPSWTDRYRTPLGPPLLSSLLDRQVQNTSWSCSTLLPPGQTGTEHLLVLLYSPPSWTDRYRTPLGPALLSSLLDRQVQNTSWSCSTLLPPGQTGTEHLLVLLYSPPSWTDRYRTPLGPALLSSLLDRQVQNTSWSSSTLLPPGQTGTEHLLVLLYSPPSWTDRYRTPLGPALLSSLLDRQVQNTSWSCSTLLPPGQTGTEHLLVLLYSPPSWTDRYRTPLGPALLSSLLDRQVQNTSLSFPGKKVSVHQHLFCFDINTVVIIYNIYNIIII, from the exons atgtttactgttaattttacaGGCCTTGTCCCCCCTCCTGGACAGACACGTAcggaacacctcttggtcctgctctactctcctccctcctggacagacaggtacagaacacctcttggtcctgctctactctcctccctcctggacagacaggtacagaacacctcttggtcctgctctactctcctccctcctggacagacag gtacagaacacctcttggtcctgctctactctcctccctcctggacagacaggtacagaacacctcttggtcctgctctactctcctccctcctggacagacag gtacagaacacctcttggtcctgctctactctcctccctcctggacagacaggtacagaacacctcttggtcctgctctactctcctccctcctggacagacaggtacagaacacctcttggtcctgctctactctcctccctcctggacagacaggtacagaacacctcttggtcctgctctactctcctccctcctggacagacaggtacagaacacctcttggtcctcctctactctcctccctcctggacagacaggtacagaacacctcttggtcctgctctactctcctccctcctggacagacaggtacagaacacctcttggtcctgctctactctcctccctcctggacagacaggtacagaacacctcttggtcctcctctactctcctccctcctggacagacaggtacagaacacctcttggtcctgctctactctcctccctcctggacagacaggtacagaacacctcttggtcctcctctactctcctccctcctggacagacag gtacagaacacctcttggtcctcctctactctcctccctcctggacagacaggtacagaacacctcttggtcctgctctactctcctccctcctggacagacaggtacagaacacctcttggtcctgctctactctcctccctcctggacagacaggtacagaacacctcttggtcctcctctactctcctccctcctggacagacaggtacagaacacctcttggtcctgctctactctcctccctcctggacagacag gtacagaacacctcttggtcctcctctactctcctccctcctggacagacaggtacagaacacctcttggtcctgctctactctcctccctcctggacagacaggtacagaacacctcttggtcctcctctactctcctccctcctggacagacaggtacagaacacctcttggtcctgctctactctcctccctcctggacagacaggtacagaacacctcttggtcctcctctactctcctccctcctggacagacaggtacagaacacctcttggtcctgctctactctcctccctcctggacagacaggtacagaacacctcttggtcctgctctactctcctccctcctggacagaccctcctggacagacaggtacagaacacctcttggtcctcctctactctcctccctcctggacagacag gtacagaacacctcttggtcctgctctactctcctccctcctggacagacaggtacagaacacctcttggtcctcctctactctcctccctcctggacagacag gtacagaacacctcttggtcctgctctactctcctccctcctggacagacaggtacagaacacctcttggtcctgctctactctcctccctcctggacagacaggtacagaacacctcttggtcctcctctactctcctccctcctggacagacaggtacagaacacctcttggtcctgctctactctcctccctcctggacagacaggtacagaacacctcttggtcctgctctactctcctccctcctggacagacaggtacagaacacctcttggtcctgctctactctcctccctcctggacagacaggtacagaacacctcttggtcctgctctactctcctccctcctggacagacaggtacagaacacctcttggtcctgctctactctcctccctcctggacagacaggtacagaacacctcttggtcctgctctactctcctccctcctggacagacag gtacagaacacctcttggtcctcctctactctcctccctcctggacagacag gtacagaacacctcttggtcctcctctactctcctccctcctggacagacaggtacagaacacctcttggtcctgctctactctcctccctcctggacagacaggtacagaacacctcttggtcctgctctactctcctccctcctggacagacaggtacagaacacctcttggtcctgctctactctcctccctcctggacagacaggtacagaacacctcttggtcctgctctactctcctccctcctggacagacag gtacagaacaccagCCTCTCTTTTCCGGGAAAGAAAGTTTCTGTCCACCAACATCTCTTCTGTTTTGACATCAATACCGtagttataatatataatatatataatataataataatataa
- the LOC127923381 gene encoding uncharacterized protein LOC127923381 isoform X24 — protein sequence MFTVNFTGLVPPPGQTRTEHLLVLLYSPPSWTDRYRTPLGPALLSSLLDRQVQNTSWSCSTLLPPGQTGTEHLLVLLYSPPSWTDRYRTPLGPALLSSLLDRQVQNTSWSCSTLLPPGQTGTEHLLVLLYSPPSWTDRYRTPLGPALLSSLLDRQVQNTSWSCSTLLPPGQTGTEHLLVLLYSPPSWTDRYRTPLGPALLSSLLDRQVQNTSWSCSTLLPPGQTGTEHLLVLLYSPPSWTDRYRTPLGPALLSSLLDRQVQNTSWSSSTLLPPGQTGTEHLLVLLYSPPSWTDRYRTPLGPPLLSSLLDRQVQNTSWSCSTLLPPGQTGTEHLLVLLYSPPSWTDRYRTPLGPPLLSSLLDRQVQNTSWSCSTLLPPGQTGTEHLLVLLYSPPSWTDRYRTPLGPALLSSLLDRQVQNTSWSSSTLLPPGQTGTEHLLVLLYSPPSWTDRYRTPLGPPLLSSLLDRQVQNTSWSCSTLLPPGQTGTEHLLVLLYSPPSWTDPPGQTGTEHLLVLLYSPPSWTDRYRTPLGPALLSSLLDRQVQNTSWSSSTLLPPGQTGTEHLLVLLYSPPSWTDRYRTPLGPALLSSLLDRQVQNTSWSSSTLLPPGQTGTEHLLVLLYSPPSWTDRYRTPLGPALLSSLLDRQVQNTSWSCSTLLPPGQTGTEHLLVLLYSPPSWTDRYRTPLGPALLSSLLDRQVQNTSWSCSTLLPPGQTGTEHLLVLLYSPPSWTDRYRTPLGPALLSSLLDRQVQNTSWSCSTLLPPGQTGTEHLLVLLYSPPSWTDRYRTPLGPPLLSSLLDRQVQNTSWSCSTLLPPGQTGTEHLLVLLYSPPSWTDRYRTPLGPPLLSSLLDRQVQNTSWSCSTLLPPGQTGTEHLLVLLYSPPSWTDRYRTPASLFRERKFLSTNISSVLTSIP from the exons atgtttactgttaattttacaGGCCTTGTCCCCCCTCCTGGACAGACACGTAcggaacacctcttggtcctgctctactctcctccctcctggacagacaggtacagaacacctcttggtcctgctctactctcctccctcctggacagacaggtacagaacacctcttggtcctgctctactctcctccctcctggacagacag gtacagaacacctcttggtcctgctctactctcctccctcctggacagacaggtacagaacacctcttggtcctgctctactctcctccctcctggacagacag gtacagaacacctcttggtcctgctctactctcctccctcctggacagacaggtacagaacacctcttggtcctgctctactctcctccctcctggacagacaggtacagaacacctcttggtcctgctctactctcctccctcctggacagacaggtacagaacacctcttggtcctgctctactctcctccctcctggacagacaggtacagaacacctcttggtcctcctctactctcctccctcctggacagacaggtacagaacacctcttggtcctgctctactctcctccctcctggacagacaggtacagaacacctcttggtcctgctctactctcctccctcctggacagacaggtacagaacacctcttggtcctcctctactctcctccctcctggacagacaggtacagaacacctcttggtcctgctctactctcctccctcctggacagacaggtacagaacacctcttggtcctcctctactctcctccctcctggacagacaggtacagaacacctcttggtcctgctctactctcctccctcctggacagacag gtacagaacacctcttggtcctcctctactctcctccctcctggacagacaggtacagaacacctcttggtcctgctctactctcctccctcctggacagacaggtacagaacacctcttggtcctgctctactctcctccctcctggacagacaggtacagaacacctcttggtcctcctctactctcctccctcctggacagacaggtacagaacacctcttggtcctgctctactctcctccctcctggacagacag gtacagaacacctcttggtcctcctctactctcctccctcctggacagacaggtacagaacacctcttggtcctgctctactctcctccctcctggacagacaggtacagaacacctcttggtcctcctctactctcctccctcctggacagacaggtacagaacacctcttggtcctgctctactctcctccctcctggacagacaggtacagaacacctcttggtcctcctctactctcctccctcctggacagacaggtacagaacacctcttggtcctgctctactctcctccctcctggacagacaggtacagaacacctcttggtcctgctctactctcctccctcctggacagaccctcctggacagacaggtacagaacacctcttggtcctcctctactctcctccctcctggacagacag gtacagaacacctcttggtcctgctctactctcctccctcctggacagacaggtacagaacacctcttggtcctcctctactctcctccctcctggacagacag gtacagaacacctcttggtcctgctctactctcctccctcctggacagacaggtacagaacacctcttggtcctgctctactctcctccctcctggacagacaggtacagaacacctcttggtcctcctctactctcctccctcctggacagacaggtacagaacacctcttggtcctgctctactctcctccctcctggacagacaggtacagaacacctcttggtcctgctctactctcctccctcctggacagacaggtacagaacacctcttggtcctgctctactctcctccctcctggacagacaggtacagaacacctcttggtcctgctctactctcctccctcctggacagacaggtacagaacacctcttggtcctgctctactctcctccctcctggacagacaggtacagaacacctcttggtcctgctctactctcctccctcctggacagacag gtacagaacacctcttggtcctcctctactctcctccctcctggacagacaggtacagaacacctcttggtcctgctctactctcctccctcctggacagacaggtacagaacacctcttggtcctgctctactctcctccctcctggacagacaggtacagaacacctcttggtcctgctctactctcctccctcctggacagacag gtacagaacacctcttggtcctcctctactctcctccctcctggacagacaggtacagaacacctcttggtcctgctctactctcctccctcctggacagacaggtacagaacacctcttggtcctgctctactctcctccctcctggacagacaggtacagaacacctcttggtcctcctctactctcctccctcctggacagacaggtacagaacacctcttggtcctgctctactctcctccctcctggacagacaggtacagaacacctcttggtcctgctctactctcctccctcctggacagacag gtacagaacaccagCCTCTCTTTTCCGGGAAAGAAAGTTTCTGTCCACCAACATCTCTTCTGTTTTGACATCAATACCGtag